The DNA region AAGATGAAAGTAAGTCATTAGTGTAAGAATCTCACAAGTTCAGATCGATATTCTTTATTCTTTCATTATCACACTGCTACTGTTTATATACCAATGATGACTTGCATCAGTAACACCTGCATATTATAgatatttgcactgcagtacaatacagAGAACCCTGTATTTACATACCTCAGTACCTGTATGGAGATGGGCATGTATTTGTtccatgtacacaaaatcatgtgatttttttgttttttacttagggtgatcctatttttttatttttttattttttacatgtcTCTAGGAGGTTACAACTCACTCATAGTTAATAGTATTTTTGgataatgaaattaaaaaaaaattagtaatGGTGAAGTTAgcttattggaatctagtttttgaagcaaCTACGTAGCTATCGTCCAAATCACTCAGACATCATCAGCGTAACTTATTATGCCATTTGGCCAGGTGACGTCCTAGTGGAATATTCACTTCAAAAACTGGATTCCGATAAGGTGACTTCACTATTACTACTCTACTTCTACTACATAACATGGAGTCTAGTCAAGTATCAATTtccaaaaaataatattgtctgttttttttctgCCACAGATAATGTCAAAGCATTATATAGACGTGCCAAAGCTCATTCATTTTGTTGGAACTTTGTTGAAGCAAAGAAAGACTTCAGTAGAGTTGCTGACCTAGATCCTACCTTAGCTGCAGCCGTCAAAAAAGAACTGAAAACATTAGAGgaccaacaaaaacaaaaagatgCTGAAGATAGAGTTAAATTACAAGGTATATTTGAAAAGATGTGAAATGTGGACTGAGTTGGAAACAGAGCCATTCTAAGTATGTGATGTCAACTCATGTAGTTATCACCTGCAGAGGCTTATGAAACAGACTTTATATGTATATCGTCCAGTCTTTAAGTGTTGGTGCTCCCTCTGTACTGTGCACAAGTGACAATGTGCTTGAACATTCTATATAAAACACAAATGAGTCAGCCATGACACAAAATGGCCGACTGTATCATGCATATGCAGAGAGTAAACTTTAATTGTTGTGGATGGAGCCAGTAGATACATGTACTCACAGATAGGAAATTAgccaaaaaaacccccaaaaaaacaaatgtAGCTATCTGTCCTGTTCAAACTAATTACAATCATAATGCTCGTACTTACTTTATTCATCCAAATCAAAATTTGGTGGTCACCACTTCTGCAGTGCCCTGGTGCCCTAATGttaaagcaggaggaaaccggagaaAAAACGGCTTTGTTTTTTGCTTGAGTCAAACTAAGTATCACCCTTCTTTAATACATCCACATTTGGCTAATTTTTAATCAGACTCAGCTAGTACTTGACAGGTTCAAACCCAAGCTGCTACACAGTGCTaccataaaacataaaaaaagtcAACCTCCACAACTTCCAGTCCAACTTTCCAAAGTAGTGCTGCATCCAGTGggagccatattggattttgtcataaaaccagTGTTCAAATATAAATAGTAAGAAAGTTATCTACGTGCATATTTGTTCATAAATGATACTAATTTCAATAACTTTTCCTCTGTGGTGAAATTCTAGATCAATGAAACAGATTTTGACAAGGTATACACAGGATTGCTGGCCGCTGGTTGACATACAACtactaaatttgtatatataccgATATGCTGCACTAGATTTTGGTGGAATTTTTGTAATCAGAATATGTTTCAAAATTGAGTCAGCGTATTctatttatgaataaattattatcaacACCTCGAAAGTTGCGTGTTACAGTATCCACTTCAAAAGGTGGCAAACGTGTAATATAAACTCTGTGATATAAAGGCAAACACAGTGCCACTACTGAAGGCAGCGATATATAGTATCGATGCATAGGAGCATGGTTCAAACCCAGCTGTAGTAAGTAACCACTTGGTCACCAACAACCCATTTGCGTGATGATTTAGGGGTAGATAGCCACAAGCACTGATTTGAATGATTTGATAATACTTGTAAGTGGTCAGGGCAGTAAAGTGATTTACTTGAGTTTCAGCTGCAGCTGATGTATGAGAAGTTAAAATACAATCTTAccataaaaaatatgaatttctaATGAATTATTGGAGTATCATTTTCAAAGTCAAAAATTAGATTTTTATGTTtacatatcataaaatatttcatgatgaccatcatttcaaatttaacaaGGTAGAATAGGTCCACTCCACAAGCAATCTTTGAAGCCTACCACAAAAAGTTATTTGAGAACTACATGTTAATCCTTAACATACTCAGCCTTTAATGTAGAATGCAAGttcagaaataaactgtttaaaaaagtttttctgttactttgttcaggaAAAGTCAACcccattctcagttcaaatcaaagaaaaaaatgaggggtcaccatacaaatttttgaaatagaaaatataatatgatatcaaaatgaCTAGAAGCcattttggaatccaatatggccaccgactACTGTGTTAAGTCTATGGGAAAATCGAAGTTagtcaatttccttgaaaacaatgAACCTAAAAATTTCTTATATGATATTCAAAAGAACTAAAAACAAGCTTTCACGTGACATGGTGAAGTTTTGGagatattttaaaaactgtGATTTTGAGGGAAATTGATTCCCAAGACATGTTCAACCTTTATAGCTGCATCCACTCACAATGAATGTCAAATAGAATAGATTAtagcaaacaaataaaataatttgttttatcaatcaatcaatcacaccCTGTATATGTTATGtcaaaattgtcataatttcaaTTTAGGAATGTAgctgtgtatttatttactgtGAGGCTGgtaagacatgtacatgtattgaaatactTTGGAATTCATATACAGTGGACACTCACTCACAAGTCTTAATACAGCAATGTTAGTGGCTATATTTCTATTGTGCTGTTTTCTCTTTCATGTATATTTCCATGAAAAGAATAAAAATCACTGTTACAAGAAAGTGTTAGTAATAAGcaagatgtatgtgtgtgtgtgtgtgtgtgtgtgtgtgtgtggggggtgatggatggatgcatgcatgcatgaatgtgtGCTTGCATGTAGGTATttgtcactcactcacttactcactcacacacactcactcactcacacacacacacatgctcgctcactcactcgctcactcactcactcactcactcactcactcactcactcactcactcactcactcacccacccacccacccacccacccacccacccaaccaccctcactcactcactcactcactcactcactcactcactcactcactcactcactcactcactcactcactcactcactcactcacccaccaaatcacccacccacccacccacccacccacccacacacacacacacactcactcactcactcactcactcactcactcactcactcactcactcactcactcactcactcacttagaAACAAACCCTACaccatgtttatttgaaacatgaatattccaattagttttctgtaattatttatacttttcctctctgatctgatttgatagttttttgctttattgttgtgtaactcttctcttatttgaggaggaataaaggaacaacaacaacaacaacaacaacaacaacaacaacaacaacaacaactcactcactcactcactcacccacccactctAACTGCATGGTTATTATCTTTCTGTTTGTATCTAAGCCATCAATATAGTTCATGACATAATGTTGCTGTGCAGTATAACACGGGCCCAGAAATGGAcaatacatttttcatgtttgGTATAAGTATTTCTATTTTTTGGTAATATTACTGTCTACACCAATTTTTCAGGATGCAATAATAAAAAACGAACTTTTGAAAAACTACTTGGATATGTGgttctgtgtgtttgtttttcgttccacaaataaatttaaatagtaataaataaacatgtatcTACCAGTATACATCTACTAATAATACAGCCTAACTAAAATAGATGTAAACAACACGAACTGTCGCTAGGTGGCGCTCACACGTCACATATTGTCACGTACATATTGATCAATGCGGGTGATGCAATGCAGTTCATGTAGTTCGCCGGTCTAAGGGTCACTGTTTAAAAGTACAAATAACCGAAGAACGGGACGAAGGtcagaaaaaatgtaaaaaaaaaaagttcaatgATGTGTTTGTTACGTTTGTTGTTAGGAGCTATCCTGATACTTCTGTTGCAGTCTCGACATTTTGTTACAAGTAACTGTGGATATGAGGTATGAAGAAACATTTGTTTACTTCCTGTTTTATGCTAAAAAGTTTTTCCTACCGTTATTCTAGCCATGGAAattggaagtatacttccatgttcTAGCCAAGTGTTTATTGGATAACAGTAGCAAACACCAGTACGATATCCTTAGTGGTAGATTGATTACCTTGATTCTGAAAATCTTACGGTTTACGAAAAAtggtgtatgtgtctgtgtctgtgtctgtgcctgtatgtgtatgtgtgtgcgtgtgcgcgtgtgtgcatgtgtgtgtgtgtgtgtgtgtgtgtgcgcgcgcgttcatgcatgtgtgtgtgtgcgtgcgtgtgtgtgtgtataaagaagagtttcatttttgtttgttttggcttacatcatgttgtttttatttgactTGCAATAGGCTTGTAAGGACACCAAAGATGGAATGATTAATGTTCACTTAGTAGCACATACACATGATGATGTAGGTTGGTTGAAGACAGTGGACCAATATTACTATGGATGTAAGTTGATGTTTTGGTATGACATTCatatatcaccatggttactgtAAATAAAACAGTCATTTTTTAACGTTCAAGTGAGAGGAACCTATTCTGACTTTAAGTTTAAGCTCTGAGtctgcaaataaataaactgcTTTGGATAGTAGATAATTTCTagtagttattcttttattttactttgaaagCACAAGATCAAGATCCTAGTCCATTAGAAATTAAGGgtttttctcttttctttctttctttctttctttctttctttctttctttctttctttctctctctctttctttctttccccTCCTCTCccctcctctcctctcctctcctctcctctcctctcctctcctctcctctcctctcctctcctctcctctcctgcTCTTCCTTTTCCTTTTGATATCCAGCTAACAGTAGCATCCGGCATGCATCTATTCAATATATCATAGACTCTGTGATGGCTTCACTGTACAAGAATCCCAGTAGAAAGTTTATATATGTTGAAATGGCATTCTTTAAAAGATGGTGGAGTGAACAGTCGGAGACGATGAAAACCAAAGTCAAGAACTTAGTCAACAGAGGTATACTATGTagtttatatttgttgttttatttcagcTGATGAACATGTGATTCCAGCGTTACAGGAGATTGTTGATTATGGCGCAGTGCAGTATATCTTAGATTCTGTCACCTTGGCACTGGAGGACCACCCACATAGGCGTTTTATCTATGCTGAGATGGCATTCTTTACTCGCTGGTGGAATGAACAAACAGAAGATGTCAAATCACTTGTCAAATCGCTTGTTAGCAAAGGTGATGGTATATAGTAGTTAGCGATGGTAATAACATGTACTAGTGAAAGGGGAACTCAACTCAAGGAAAAGTTCTCAGTCATACATGTCATGGTTTTGCATCTGATTCACCAACATTACACATAACTTCAGGTTGAAGTTGCCTCCCATTTGGGAATCTTTGCGGTTGGCCACATTACCTCATGGGGGTCAGTATGCAATGCTTAAACACACACTCACATTGGGTCCAGAGTtcaaccacacacacactgtaccGATGCATGAATGGGTCAACAGCCACTGCATCATGGCAGCGTCCATGGCTTCTGTAGTGACTATAGTAATGCtagtatgtacatatactcAATTTGCTGTAATACTTATAGAACCCATGACAATTCACTCTGTACTTGATAGAAAAACAATCAGCGTAGTCCTGAGCCCTTCTTGTGTTTCTCAGTTTAATAGTGCAAGACaagtttgatacaatgtatttattgcaTGTATCAGAACTTTCGTAGAATGATTACATGCGTCTCAATTGGTTGTTGGCAccatgagaaaaaaaaatgacatgatatTAGTTAACTGTTACAATGAGAAACACACTGCACAAACTGTAAGCTTTAttctaatacatgtaatggttGTGAGAGACTTGGTGTAATTCacattcaaaatcatttaatttcatCAACGCAAATTTATTTCACTCACCATtcacacactttatttgtaaCATTCACGAATCACGTTCCAAATTGACAACTATTCACACGGTAACACATTCATATTCACCAATTCACACTCACATGTTTAAAAAGAATTGTTCACCATTCACATGTTTAAATATTACCAATTCACCATTCACACgtaaagtatacatgtacatccccTGTTTCTATCCAATCAGGTCAGTTGGAATTTGCTGGTGGTGGCTGGTCCCAAAATGATGAGGCTGCCACCCACTATGTAGCTATCATTGACAACATGGCTTATGGAATACAGTTCCTTCAAGACAATTTTGGACAGTGTGGCCGTCCTCACATTGCCTGGCAGATAGATGTCTTTGGTCACTCCAGAGAACAGGCTGCACTCTTTGCATTGGTATAGTTACTCTATGatgttacattgtatgcatTGGTGTGTCAGACTGTACCATTAGTTTTGCATTGGTAATGTTGGACTGCCATCTTTGCATTGGTATTGTCAGACTGTACCATTTGCATTGGTATTGTCAGACTGCCATCTTTGCAATGGTAATGTCAGCATACACTCTTTGCATTGGTGATGTAAGACAGCCATCTTTACATTGGTAATGTCAGATTGTACCAATTGCATTGGTAATGTCAGACTGAATTCTTTGTGTCACTCTATATTGTTACATTAGTGTATCAGGCCACCATTTGCATTGGTGATGTCAGACATCTTTGCATTGGCAGTGTTACACTGCATTCTTTGCATCAGAAATTCACGCTATATATTGTTAACGTTGGAAATGTTAGATTGCACTCTCTGACTCACAAAAAACAATAATGGTAAATGCACAATAAAACTTTAAACCACACATAATGTACTGTAAACTGTTCTTTTTCACTACGGCAGTCAAAGCTGCATCAGAGAGGGATGTGTAACAACATTAAACAAAATTACAGTCTGCAATGTTTACAGTTTGAAACAGTACATTGCTAATATACAAAGTCAGTTTTTATGAATGACGTGAACATTTCATCATCTAGCATTGTCTTTTACTTAGATGGGAATGGATGGAGTTTTCTTTGCCAGGTTGGAAGATGCTGATAAGTTTCTACGTTTGGAAGAGAAGAGAATGGAAGGAGTTTGGCATGGCAGTGCTAGTCTTGGTTCTAATGCTGATTTATTCTTTGGAGCTTTGTATGACCACTATTCACCACCAGAGGGCTATTGTTATGATGCATTCTGTGATGACCCACCAATACAGGTATGACCCACCGATACAGGTATGACCCATCGATACAGGTATGACCCATCAATATAGGTATGACCCACCAACACTAAGTATGACCCACCAATACAGGTATGACCCACCGATACAGGTATGACCCACCGATACAGGTATGACCCACCAATACTAAATATGACCCACCAATGCTAAGTATGACCCACCGATACAAGTATGACCCACCGATACAGGTATGACCCACCAACACAGGTATGACCCACCGATACAAGTATGACCAACCGATACAGGTATGACCCACCAATACTAAATATGACCCACTGATACAGGTATGACCCACCAATACTAAGTATGACCCACTGATACACATTATACACCATCTGcaacatagtacatgtaaatttatacCTAGTGGATGGTATACATTAACTTTGTTTCTTCACAAGCTAATTCTTACACCAGAGTGATACCAtataaagtattttaataattttcactttctttgtaGGATAATCGTGATTTATTTGATTACAATGTGGACGACAGAGTGGATGGATTTCTCAAAATTGTGTCTGAACAGGTAAAGACTATCTATAGTCAACTATGTGTATGTGAAGATTTGTTATTGAGTCATGTATTCATTGTATATGGCAATCATTTTGCAATTTTCTATCATCGAATTTTCTTACATGTACCTGGTAATTGCTTTGATTCTAAGTAAAATTCTTCACTGCTCAGGAGAAATCAACGAAATCAAGAAAGAACATTTTGTCATTGTTATTAATACAAAACAGTagatatttaaaatgaaatcaatattaGAAGACTCAAATACCTTTgttaaatattatatcatatctgATTACAAAGTGTTCACTGTCATGACTTGATAGCCGTCAACTAAACAAGGAATACTGTTCTCTTCTAGGTCAAACATTTCCAAACCAATCATATAATGATGACAATGGGAGACGattttgaatatgaaaatgCTAACGAGTGGTTTAAGAATCTGGACAAACTGATCAAATATGTCAATCAAAGGGTAGGAACCTGTATAAAGTAAttagaactgtcaatcaaagGGTAAGAACCTGTATAAAGTAAttaaaactgtcaatcaaaGGGTAAGAACCTGTATAAAGTAATTAAAACTGTCAATCAGAGGGTAACCTGTATAAAGTAAttaaaactgtcaatcaaaGGGTAAGAACCTGTATAAAGTAATTAGAATTGTCAATCAAAGGGTAAGAACCTGTATAAAGTAATCAGAACTGTCAATCAAAAGGTAAGAACCTGTATAAAGTAATTAAAATTGTCAATCAAAGGGTAAGAACCTGTATAAAGTAATCAGAACTGTCAATCAAAAGGTAAGAACCTGTATAAAGTAATTAAAATTGTCAATCAAATGGTAAGAACCTGTATAAAGTACTTAAAATTGTCAATCAAAGTGAAAATTCACTGTATTATACCTACCAGTCATATCTTGTAAGAATGGTGAAACTAACATAACAAACATTGGACCATACCATATGGTACAAGATAAGGGTGTTCCTGACCCATTCATATCTTTGTTACAATAGTGAAAATCAACTAAGAAAATATTGGACTATACCAAATAGTACAATATAGGGGTGACAGCCTGCCTTTATATGTCCATTTCTACAGGAAGACACAACCAATGTCCATGTACTGTATTCAACTCCAGCATGTTATCTACTGTCTTTAAACCAAGCCAACAAAACATGGACAACCAAGGCAGAAGATTTCATGCCAATTGGCAGTCCACATGATTATTGGAGTGGTTTTTATACGAGTCGGCCAGCTCTTAAAGGTTATGTCAGAGAAACTAGCGGATTACTGCAGGTACGTGTAGTTTGTCTCTAGCTTTGATTGTGTCTATGTGTGATATTTTAGCAATCATATGAATGCTTTTCAAATTAACATCCATGGACAGAAGTCAGCGATTTCACATTTTTGAGTTTTGTGCCacattttccttgtttttgtGGCATTCATGCAGATGTTTCAAAATAAGtgaattcaaaaatatttttcatacagatctaaaatgtaaatgtgCAACACGGTTGACAAGTTTGGAAGCCTACATGGTGAAAGAAATGACTGGATGATAGACACTTTTGGTAcgattgaaaaaaattctaTCATGCTGACCAAAAATGTCATCATGcaacacatttttgaaaaacgATGATAAACTAATAATCTCGGATGTATTCTGTTGTTGTAGACGTGTAAACAGTTGGAAGGACTATCAGGAGTACCTATGATGTCATCTTTCTTAAGTAAGTATCCTGACATATATCCATCAAAAATACTTCAACAGACACACCATATATTACCCTCTAGGCAAACATGCAAATATGAACATTTGTACCACAATATGGCTAGCAAGCAAGCCTACCAcagttaaaaataaacatacgctaattatgaaaaaaaacaaaagattgaatAATttagccactaggagtgctgttgtGATGCAGCTTCTGTGCACCATAGTAGTTATtggaaaacaaaatttgtaCAGCATAGACACTCGAAGTGTTGTCCCAAAGCAGGACCATAATAGCTGACTATTATTTAAAAATCATCATTTCCAAGTGTTTCATAAAAAAGTTACTTGAACATTTATACTGCTGATGACATGAGTTTTGTTTTACCCAAATTGAATTGACTGCTTCATGTACTGCCCATGTGATTTTAGCCCTCAACTGTCCTCATGGGGGCACAGAAAATGACAAAGTTGCATCACCATCATatgaatttttgttgttgtaatctCTGATCTAGTAAGTTTACAATGAACATTACACGGATCtgatatttattgaaaatttgaGTTTGCCCATTGTAACTCTATAATGAATCCATAGTTTTCTTTGAAGTGATTGATCAATTCATCTATTTTCAGAAATTATTTCTTTGACAACTTTTTCTGATGATTACTAAAAATGATTTGTATTTTGACAGAGGATGCAATGGGTATAGTTCAGCATCATGATGCTATCACGTAAGTCACTTTTAGATTGATTGGTATCCTACCTACATACTGTAAATTGAGTTATGATACAGCTTAACCATGTACATACCAAGATGTGTGTTTGAACCAAAACTATAGGAtttatactctggttgttctatgtcacaacaacctgCATCTATGTCATTCCTTTTGGAATGCTTGAAACATAAGTTGTtaatttctctattttttcTTTAAGTTTGACAACTCGAGGTATATCatattattctcaaatatttttcagacattacacatatattatatttccATTGATGTTTCTTTTACAGAGGAACTGAAAGACAACATGTAGCTGATGATTATGCTAAAAGACTTGCCATGGGAACGAAGCAATGTCAGGTCAGAGTTGAAAGGTCACATGAGAGTTAATTAAAAGTCATGAGATCATCTTGTAATTAACTTTTCAGTCCAAACTTCATTTTGATTACTGTGGTTTCCTTGGTGATTTTCATTGAAAGTAAAGAGCTGATGTTATAATCATTCTTCTCTCagaaatttatttgtttaaaaaaaaaaagatttaaaaattaaatttaaaactgaaaaatgaaaaaaaaatagattaaataaaataaaaattctgaaattttttaagaaaaaatgttgaaatgttgaaatttaatttattgattttatgttCTTTACTTTTATAGTCTCTGACTGTTGATGTAATATCACAATTAATGATGAAAAACAAGACAGTaccaagaacaaatattgaattcTGTAACTACTTGAATATCAGTGCATGTCAACTTTCAGAATCTCAAAACTCAGTaagtcatttcaaatttatatttcttaaaaacagttttattgtCATTTGAGTGTAAATGCATGCAGTCCTTCAGAAACTCTGCGCAAGTTTTATGGGTTATGACCACAAAATAAACACCAATTTGTACTTCTGACTAAAAAAACCCATACTAACTATGACCAGGCCCATAGCAACCATTCTCAAACCATGACTAGTCCCATAGCAACCATTGTGAAATGATTTCTCCCAAGCAATGATAAATGTGATTATAGTAACTACAGACGTAGATGACTGCTTCAGGTCTATTAGTACAAttaccctcccctccccccacaCCCCACCCTCCCCCTCACTTCCCCAAAGCATGGAATTCAGAAGGCACAGTTAAAATACATTTTGCTGTAAATGACAATATATTTGTTCTCTACAGTATTTAATAAAGCATAGCTATTGATTTATTCAGTGCAAAAGAAGTGTCACTGTCATCCACTATTTTTAGTTCGTCTATGagttaattatatatacatacaaagttTGAtaattacaacttacaagtgctagattttttaaaatagatgTTTATTCATTTTCCAACAGTTTACAGTGACAGTTTATAATACCTTGGCCTATGaagtcagtcactttgtaagAATCCCTGTCAATGGTGTACAGTACATAGTAACTGGTCCTGATGGCGATGATGTACAATACCAGGTAAAAATACAGaatgatttatattttaatatgaatTCACTGATATACTCTTAGTAGCAAAATTTCACTCTGGTTGGCATATGGCCACTTCCATGGAACCCTTTGGGTAAATCATTGATTTCTATATTGGTAAATATTGCACTTGAGTACTATCTTTGTTGCTGTGAAGCTCCTGAATTTGTTGGTTTCCCATAATGCCCCTACCCAGCGTACACCAGGCATCCTCTAAGCCAGATTTGCCAATGATTAAACTGTTTATAACTACACACGTATTTTGCAGACTGAGGTTGTGTGATGGAGAATTAAAAGTGGAAATGACATTTCTAGTTCTCTGTAGTATAAAGAAATGCAGCCAAGATGAATCAACCTTAGAAGTTACTGAGATCAATCTTAGTTTCGTCGGGtaaacaaaggaaaatatttcagaataatAGATAATTGTCTTAACTATATCTATTGTCTATGTTTTGTACTTGATGTGTTTAAGATTCAGGAAGTAAGTAGCCAAACCAAGAACGTCCGTAGAAATAAAGGCACAGCAACTCATCAAGTCATTTTTCCTGTCACCATACCAGCAGTCGGTTTTAGTACCTACACACTGACAGCAAAGTCGCTACGTAAAAGTAAGCATAAGTTATTTTTGTGAATTAAAGCAGTCTTCCATAATTAGTTATCATCTGAAGtttgatatacaaaatattattctTTTTGTATTACAACTGTCGACAGAAGACCCCATTGACGAACGAAACCtggaaaagtaaacaaatgaattggattgatAACACTTTGCTCAGCATATTGGAACAGCAGAGGCTTGTATAGTAACACATCATGATTTTATGGCTTCtttgtgtgtacatgaaatgccagggatACTGAAAATTTGATTGTGAACGTGaagtattatgtaaagtggtcacataactgttcttatcaaatgagggaatgtaatacaagtgtCTGTATTTCAACATgatgtgccaagtgttattaatccaattcagttgtttactttaactgtttgtaacaggttctgttcgtccatgttctgatgtcagcagttgtacaaAAACATTCCCAACCAGTATTCCTAAAATGTAATACTTATTTCCTTTACACAGCTTATGCAGTGTATGACGACATATCCAGACACGTAACCCACACCATCGATG from Glandiceps talaboti chromosome 18, keGlaTala1.1, whole genome shotgun sequence includes:
- the LOC144448934 gene encoding lysosomal alpha-mannosidase-like isoform X1 — translated: MMCLLRLLLGAILILLLQSRHFVTSNCGYEACKDTKDGMINVHLVAHTHDDVGWLKTVDQYYYGSDEHVIPALQEIVDYGAVQYILDSVTLALEDHPHRRFIYAEMAFFTRWWNEQTEDVKSLVKSLVSKGQLEFAGGGWSQNDEAATHYVAIIDNMAYGIQFLQDNFGQCGRPHIAWQIDVFGHSREQAALFALMGMDGVFFARLEDADKFLRLEEKRMEGVWHGSASLGSNADLFFGALYDHYSPPEGYCYDAFCDDPPIQDNRDLFDYNVDDRVDGFLKIVSEQVKHFQTNHIMMTMGDDFEYENANEWFKNLDKLIKYVNQREDTTNVHVLYSTPACYLLSLNQANKTWTTKAEDFMPIGSPHDYWSGFYTSRPALKGYVRETSGLLQTCKQLEGLSGVPMMSSFLKDAMGIVQHHDAITGTERQHVADDYAKRLAMGTKQCQSLTVDVISQLMMKNKTVPRTNIEFCNYLNISACQLSESQNSFTVTVYNTLAYEVSHFVRIPVNGVQYIVTGPDGDDVQYQIQEVSSQTKNVRRNKGTATHQVIFPVTIPAVGFSTYTLTAKSLRKTYAVYDDISRHVTHTIDDVMIKNEHLSLSFDGNTGLLKSVSNLADDLTIPVQQSFYWYNSSTESNHYIFSPYNNTPFPLFSGTINLKHIKGNLVEEVHQEFTPWLSQVVRLYKGQKHAEFEWTVGPVPFKDGLGKEIITRFDTPLKTTAKFYTDSNGRQMMERRRNHRDSFPYLPTDPVAGNYYPINSRIYIKDDNVQLSVLTDRSHGGSSIKNGSMEIMIHRRLLYNGGGSVNEALNETGQYGDGLIVRGKHYIILEKPQNSAKIHRPLATQIFAKPTVMLSEWTTDWKSKYNTKYSSLTSDLPINAHLLTLEQWNDNKILLRLEHIFEDKEDQNLSSPVTVSLKNLLKSFDIVNIEETTLDGNLPIKDAKRLHWNIETGYKHKVPAHHGPINDALEVTLNPMQIRTFQLVINKKLQ
- the LOC144448934 gene encoding lysosomal alpha-mannosidase-like isoform X2, translated to MLRWHSLLAGGMNKQKMSNHLSNRLLAKMGMDGVFFARLEDADKFLRLEEKRMEGVWHGSASLGSNADLFFGALYDHYSPPEGYCYDAFCDDPPIQDNRDLFDYNVDDRVDGFLKIVSEQVKHFQTNHIMMTMGDDFEYENANEWFKNLDKLIKYVNQREDTTNVHVLYSTPACYLLSLNQANKTWTTKAEDFMPIGSPHDYWSGFYTSRPALKGYVRETSGLLQTCKQLEGLSGVPMMSSFLKDAMGIVQHHDAITGTERQHVADDYAKRLAMGTKQCQSLTVDVISQLMMKNKTVPRTNIEFCNYLNISACQLSESQNSFTVTVYNTLAYEVSHFVRIPVNGVQYIVTGPDGDDVQYQIQEVSSQTKNVRRNKGTATHQVIFPVTIPAVGFSTYTLTAKSLRKTYAVYDDISRHVTHTIDDVMIKNEHLSLSFDGNTGLLKSVSNLADDLTIPVQQSFYWYNSSTESNHYIFSPYNNTPFPLFSGTINLKHIKGNLVEEVHQEFTPWLSQVVRLYKGQKHAEFEWTVGPVPFKDGLGKEIITRFDTPLKTTAKFYTDSNGRQMMERRRNHRDSFPYLPTDPVAGNYYPINSRIYIKDDNVQLSVLTDRSHGGSSIKNGSMEIMIHRRLLYNGGGSVNEALNETGQYGDGLIVRGKHYIILEKPQNSAKIHRPLATQIFAKPTVMLSEWTTDWKSKYNTKYSSLTSDLPINAHLLTLEQWNDNKILLRLEHIFEDKEDQNLSSPVTVSLKNLLKSFDIVNIEETTLDGNLPIKDAKRLHWNIETGYKHKVPAHHGPINDALEVTLNPMQIRTFQLVINKKLQ